A window of the Balaenoptera acutorostrata chromosome 13, mBalAcu1.1, whole genome shotgun sequence genome harbors these coding sequences:
- the MC4R gene encoding melanocortin receptor 4, with protein MNSTHHHGMHTSLHFWDHSAYGLHSNASEPLAKGYSDGGCYEQLFVSPEVFVTLGVISLLENILVIVAIAKNKNLHSPMYFFICSLAVADMLVSVSNGSETIVITLLNSTDTDAQGFTVNIDNVIDSVICSSLLASICSLLSIAVDRYFTIFYALQYHNIMTVKRVAIIISCIWAACTVSGILFIIYSDSSAVIICLITVFFTMLALMASLYVHMFLMARLHIKRIAVLPGTGTIRQGANMKGAITLTILIGVFVVCWAPFFLHLIFYISCPQNPYCVCFMSHFNLYLILIMCNSIIDPLIYALRSQELRKTFKEIICCYPLGGLCDLSSRY; from the coding sequence TCTACCCATCACCATGGAATGCACACGTCTCTCCACTTCTGGGACCACAGCGCCTATGGACTGCACAGCAATGCCAGCGAGCCCCTCGCAAAAGGCTACTCGGACGGAGGGTGCTACGAGCAACTTTTTGTCTCTCCTGAGGTGTTTGTGACTCTGGGTGTCATAAGCTTGTTGGAGAATATTCTGGTGATTGTGGCAATAGCCAAGAACAAGAATCTGCATTCACCCATGTACTTTTTCATCTGCAGCCTGGCTGTGGCTGATATGTTGGTGAGCGTTTCCAACGGGTCAGAAACCATTGTCATCACCCTACTAAACAGCACGGACACGGACGCACAAGGTTTCACAGTGAATATTGACAATGTCATTGACTCGGTGATCTGTAGCTCCTTGCTTGCATCAATTTGCAGCCTGCTTTCGATTGCCGTGGACAGGTACTTTACGATCTTTTATGCCCTCCAGTACCATAACATCATGACGGTTAAGCGGGTCGCGATCATCATCAGTTGTATCTGGGCAGCTTGCACGGTGTCGGGCATTCTGTTCATCATTTACTCAGATAGCAGCGCTGTTATCATCTGCCTCATCACCGTGTTCTTTACCATGCTGGCTCTCATGGCTTCTCTCTATGTCCACATGTTCCTCATGGCCAGACTTCACATTAAGAGGATCGCCGTCCTCCCAGGCACTGGTACCATCCGCCAAGGTGCCAACATGAAGGGGGCGATCACCTTGACCATATTGATTGGGGTCTTTGTTGTCTGCTGGGCCCCCTTCTTCCTCCACTTAATATTCTACATCTCTTGTCCCCAGAATCCATACTGTGTGTGCTTCATGTCTCACTTTAACTTGTATCTCATCCTGATCATGTGTAATTCCATCATTGATCCTCTAATATATGCACTCCGGAGCCAAGAACTGAGGAAAACCTTCAAAGAGATCATCTGTTGCTATCCTCTAGGTGGCCTCTGTGATTTGTCTAGCAGATACTAA